In Nicotiana tabacum cultivar K326 chromosome 2, ASM71507v2, whole genome shotgun sequence, the following proteins share a genomic window:
- the LOC107825770 gene encoding trihelix transcription factor PTL-like has translation MEDQYGMADLRQYMNGRQLFASIQPPELLPATTHQHRNLIGPGHHQYEMVMGLAQVPAHGLPPHHQQHHEFLPDSSTTATAATTSSAGFSGLEMEAAGGGGDGSGRWPRQETLTLLEIRSRLDSKFKEANQKGPLWDEVSRIMSEEHGYQRTGKKCREKFENLYKYYKKTKEGRAGRQDGKHYRFFRQLEALYGETSNINATSVSETHHVGSHFPYNPINNNNNNHDPQNFHQLAPKLSDSLSLSNSSDFNTTSSDGSDLNENSKDQKGKKGRGKRSLKAKIKDFIDGQMRKLMEKQEAWFEKMMKMIENKEKERILREEEWRNQEKIRIEREHKFWANERAWIEARDATLMDALHKLTSKESKSATTNPSSDQETEFRGLNENQNDNVKDEHWPESEITRLIQLRTSMESRFQQMGFTGDEVLWEEIAAKMSCLGYDKSSLMCKNKWDSINSYLMKCNKKRKENSTSSCYNVQINNEQQGRSYCEARHVSNDQNAISDGSCFRYLMGEADQNLWENYELKLSKGGDN, from the exons ATGGAGGATCAGTATGGAATGGCAGATCTAAGACAGTATATGAACGGAAGGCAACTATTTGCTTCTATTCAACCACCGGAGTTGTTACCTGCTACTACTCACCAACACAGGAATCTTATCGGGCCGGGCCACCATCAGTACGAGATGGTTATGGGTTTGGCCCAAGTTCCAGCTCATGGGCttcctcctcaccaccagcagcaCCATGAGTTTCTTCCTGATTCAAGTACCACTGCCACTGCTGCTACTACGTCGAGTGCTGGGTTTAGTGGGCTGGAGATGGAGGCTGCTGGCGGCGGCGGCGACGGAAGTGGGCGGTGGCCAAGACAAGAGACTCTTACACTTCTTGAGATTAGATCGAGACTTGATTCTAAGTTCAAAGAAGCTAATCAGAAAGGGCCTTTATGGGATGAAGTTTCAAG GATTATGTCTGAGGAACATGGATACCAAAGAACTGGGAAGAAATGCAGAGAGAAATTTGAGAACTTGTACAAGTATTACAAGAAGACTAAAGAAGGGAGAGCTGGAAGACAAGATGGTAAACATTATCGATTTTTTAGACAGCTTGAAGCTTTATATGGTGAAACAAGCAATATTAATGCAACCTCAGTTTCAGAAACACATCATGTCGGAAGTCATTTTCCTTACAATCccattaacaacaacaacaacaatcacgATCCTCAAAATTTTCATCAATTAGCTCCTAAGCTATCTGATAGTCTTAGCCTCTCAAATTCTTCTGATTTCAACACTACTTCATCTGATGGTAGTGATCTCAACGAAAATTCGAAAGATCAAAAGGGCAAGAAAGGAAGGGGGAAGAGGAGTTTAAAGGCAAAGATAAAAGATTTTATTGATGGACAAATGAGGAAGTTaatggaaaaacaagaagcttggtttgagaaaatgaTGAAGATGAttgagaataaagaaaaagaaaggatatTAAGGGAAGAAGAATGGAGAAATCAAGAGAAAATTCGTATCGAAAGAGAGCATAAATTTTGGGCTAATGAGAGAGCATGGATTGAAGCTCGTGATGCTACTTTAATGGATGCATTGCACAAATTAACAAGCAAAGAATCAAAGAGTGCAACGACTAATCCATCTTCTGATCAAGAAACCGAATTTCGGGGCCTAAATGAGAATCAAAATGATAATGTGAAAGATGAACATTGGCCTGAAAGTGAGATTACTAGGTTAATACAACTTAGAACTAGCATGGAATCAAGATTTCAGCAAATGGGGTTTACAGGAGATGAGGTTTTATGGGAAGAAATAGCTGCAAAAATGTCTTGTTTGGGATATGATAAAAGTTCTTTAATGTGCAAGAATAAATGGGATAGCATAAATAGCTATCTAATGAAGtgcaacaagaaaagaaaagagaattctACAAGCTCATGTTATAATGTCCAAATCAACAATGAACAACAAGGAAGATCATATTGTGAAGCAAGACATGTATCAAATGATCAAAATGCAATAAGTGATGGCAGCTGTTTTAGGTACTTAATGGGAGAAGCTGATCAAAACTTATGGGAGAATTATGAATTGAAATTAAGCAAGGGTGGTGATAACTGA